The Gimibacter soli genome includes a region encoding these proteins:
- a CDS encoding capsular polysaccharide biosynthesis protein, giving the protein MTGRILTPITSTMAKDKAIRKLLGAPVRRGHWGARAGDTLAGWGVKLNGQHIRAKAARTGLPYITLEDGFIGYLTHPSRDPRRLSLIVDRQGIYYDASRPSELEAILNAGDAFPASLLGRAEAAMALIRRWRLSKYNQGRFEVSPETQALIESHKGPMVLVVDQTAGDLSIGLGGASAETFTAMLEAAKAENPDALILVKVHPDVLAGQKKGHFGPESNVANVRLIADDCAPLALIERAAKVYVATSQMGFEALIAEKPVVCFGQPFYAGWGLTDDRQPIARRTAKRNRAELFAAACIGYCRYIDPYTRTPVELEHVLDLLVAERQVPRITAKTTYAVDFSLWKRGFIGNFLEPGAGRVRFVSEVALASMTFAPDDAIAVWGRKLDKLVETLPGHVPVWRIEDGFLRSVGLGSDLRRPSSLVVDGEGIYYDGGRVSLLETFLSTHEFSDRDLARGRALTDKILSLRLSKYNVGSRGSLDFKAKAAGRKVILVPGQVEGDASLRFGSPEVSANGALLQAVRAAEPEAYIVYKPHPDVVSGNREGAVAPEILASCADEIVDAADIIDCLEASAEVHTMTSQTGFEAILRGMPVVTYGMPFYAGWGLTTDRMAASLVRRGRGLPLEALVYAALVAYPRYVEWPSGRSTSPEALTEAMAKAAKKGKRVAARGPVDKLLGKGRKLRYLLSALLK; this is encoded by the coding sequence ATGACAGGCCGTATCCTCACCCCCATCACTTCCACGATGGCCAAGGACAAGGCGATCCGGAAGCTTCTGGGCGCGCCTGTCCGGCGCGGCCACTGGGGTGCGCGGGCCGGCGACACACTCGCAGGCTGGGGTGTGAAGCTGAACGGCCAGCATATCCGGGCGAAGGCGGCCCGCACCGGGCTGCCTTACATCACGCTTGAAGATGGTTTCATCGGCTATCTGACGCACCCGAGCCGCGATCCGCGCCGCCTGAGCCTGATCGTGGACCGGCAGGGCATCTATTATGACGCCAGCCGCCCGAGCGAACTGGAAGCCATCCTGAATGCCGGTGACGCCTTTCCGGCGAGCCTTCTGGGGCGCGCCGAGGCAGCGATGGCGCTTATCCGGCGCTGGCGACTGTCGAAATATAATCAGGGCCGGTTCGAGGTCAGTCCTGAAACGCAAGCCCTGATCGAAAGCCACAAGGGCCCGATGGTGCTGGTGGTGGACCAGACAGCGGGGGACCTGTCGATCGGGCTTGGCGGGGCCTCCGCCGAGACCTTCACGGCGATGCTGGAAGCGGCGAAAGCCGAGAACCCCGATGCGCTGATCCTTGTGAAAGTGCACCCCGACGTGCTGGCAGGGCAGAAGAAGGGTCATTTCGGACCTGAATCGAATGTTGCGAATGTGCGGCTGATTGCCGATGACTGCGCGCCGCTCGCGCTTATCGAACGTGCCGCGAAGGTCTATGTAGCCACCAGCCAGATGGGGTTCGAGGCGCTGATCGCCGAAAAGCCGGTCGTATGTTTCGGCCAGCCTTTCTATGCCGGCTGGGGCCTCACCGATGACCGCCAGCCCATCGCGCGCCGCACGGCGAAGCGCAACAGGGCCGAGCTTTTCGCCGCCGCCTGCATCGGATACTGCCGCTATATCGACCCCTATACCCGCACGCCGGTTGAGCTTGAGCATGTGCTTGATCTGCTTGTTGCCGAGCGCCAGGTGCCCCGCATCACGGCGAAGACGACCTATGCCGTTGATTTCAGCCTGTGGAAGCGCGGCTTCATTGGCAATTTCCTGGAGCCGGGGGCAGGGCGCGTGCGCTTCGTTTCCGAGGTGGCGCTGGCGAGCATGACCTTTGCGCCGGATGACGCAATTGCGGTCTGGGGGCGCAAGCTTGACAAGCTGGTCGAAACCCTGCCGGGCCATGTGCCGGTCTGGCGGATCGAGGATGGCTTCCTGCGTTCAGTGGGGCTCGGCAGCGATCTTCGCCGTCCGTCGTCGCTCGTCGTTGACGGAGAGGGCATCTATTATGATGGCGGGCGCGTCAGCCTGCTCGAAACCTTCCTCTCCACCCACGAATTTTCGGACCGCGATCTGGCGCGCGGGCGGGCATTGACGGACAAGATCCTGTCGCTGCGGCTATCCAAATATAATGTAGGCTCGCGCGGCAGCCTCGATTTCAAGGCGAAGGCCGCGGGCCGCAAGGTGATCCTGGTGCCGGGGCAGGTGGAGGGTGATGCCTCGCTTCGCTTCGGGTCACCCGAGGTCTCTGCGAACGGTGCACTTTTGCAGGCGGTGCGGGCGGCAGAGCCTGAGGCCTATATCGTCTATAAGCCCCATCCGGACGTGGTGAGCGGCAACCGCGAGGGTGCGGTGGCGCCCGAAATTCTGGCTTCCTGTGCGGACGAGATCGTGGATGCGGCCGATATCATCGATTGCCTTGAGGCGTCGGCCGAGGTGCACACGATGACGAGCCAGACGGGCTTTGAAGCCATCCTTCGCGGCATGCCGGTTGTCACCTATGGCATGCCCTTCTATGCGGGCTGGGGGCTGACAACCGACCGGATGGCGGCTTCCCTTGTGCGGCGGGGTCGCGGTCTGCCGCTTGAGGCGCTCGTATATGCTGCGCTCGTTGCCTATCCGCGTTATGTGGAATGGCCGTCCGGACGCTCGACAAGCCCCGAAGCGCTGACCGAGGCGATGGCCAAAGCCGCGAAGAAGGGCAAGCGGGTGGCGGCGCGCGGGCCGGTCGACAAATTGTTGGGCAAGGGGCGCAAGCTGCGCTATCTCCTCTCCGCGCTTCTTAAATAG